ATCGGAACGGTGCGCGATGACGATCCGCAATTGTCGGTGCGCGATGTGGAGACGACCCGACAGCCGTTGCGCGTGGTTGTCGATAGCCTGCTGGAGATTTCCCTGACGGCGCGCATTCTTCAGGATGCCCCCGTGCTTATTGCGGGTGCCATCGACAATCCCGAAAAGAGCGCCAAGCTGCGTGCCGCCGGACACATCGTTGAAATCCTGCCGAATGCGGCCGGCAAGGTCGATCTCAAGGCCTTGCTCGAATTGCTGTCGCGGCGCGGTATTAACGAAGTGCATGCGGAGGCCGGTTGCAAGCTGAACGGCTCGCTGCTGCGCGAAGGCCTGGTCGACGAGCTATTGCTCTATCTGGCACCCTGCCTGATTGGCGATGCTGCGAACGGCCTTTTTAATTTGCCTGAACTGACGTCGCTAGCCGACAAGCAGCGCCTGCAGATTCGCGATCTGCGGCAGCTTGGCGAAGATATTCGCCTGATCGCCCGTTTCCCGTAGGGCCGCACACGGCGCAGTCGTGGTCCTGCTTGAAGCGGACCGTGCGCCACTCCATGGTCAGGGCATCAAGTAGCAGCAGGCGACCGGTCAGCCGCTCACCAATGTCGGCGGCCAGTTTCAGCGCCTCGGCCGCCTGCATGGTCCCGATGATGCCGGTCAGCGGCGCAAAGACGCCCATTACCGCGCAACGGACTTCCTCGACATCCTCGCCTTCCGGAAACAGACAGTGGTAGCACGGCGAATCGTCGCCGCGAAGGTCGTAGACGCTGATCTGGCCGTCGAAGCGAATGGCTGCCCCGGACACCAGCGGCTTGCGGTGATGGACGCAGGCCCGATTGATGGCGTGTCGGGTGGCGAAATTGTCGGTGCAGTCGAGTACGAGATCGGCCGTGGCAACCAGTGCATCAAGCGCTTCGCCGGAGAGCCTTTGTTGGAGCGGGACGATATTGATGTCCGGATTGATGGCCGTCAGCGCCTGTCGTCCGGATTCTGCCTTGGCCATGCCGACGCGGCCTTGCGTATGGAGAATCTGGCGTTGCAGGTTGGTGAAGTCGACGGTGTCGTCATCGACCAGCGTGATCCTGCCAATGCCGGCCGAAGCCAGATAAAGCGCCGCCGGCGAACCAAGACCGCCAGCCCCGATGATCAGCGCATGGGTACCCAGAATGCGGGCCTGACCTTCAATGCCCAGTGCGTCGAGCAGGATATGGCGGCTATAACGAAGTAGCTGTTCGTCGGTCATCGGGTTGCTGGTCGGTAGTTATTGGTTGGTAGTGGCGATTGAGGAAAACTGCCGACTGGCAACTAACAACTACTTGTATTCCCGCCACTCCGGTGGCGTGTCATCGTGGTCGCCGTGTGGGTGATGTTCCCAGGCATTGACGTAGGCTTCCGAAGCCGAGCGCTTGAGGCGCTTTTCGGGTGCCCCGATGTTATGCAGCTGGGTATCCTCGACGTAGTAGATAAGTGCCCGGGTGAGCTTGGTGAACAAGGTGTTGTCGAGGTGGAAGCCCTTGTCGACCAGATGTTCGTCAAGTTCGCGCAGGGTATGCTGCTGCAGGTCGTAGCTGACGTCGAGGGACCGCTTCTCGAAGCGCGCGTGCACCTCGACCGCTTCGATGTGCTGCAGATCATCAGCCGCTTCGGGCACTTGGCCCGGCGGGAACTTGGAGAACAGGATCTCCCGTTTTTTCTTGAGGTCTGTGCCGGCCATCATCCCTCCCGATCAATGCGCTATTGCGCCTTATTCTGCATGATCTGAAGACCCTTGAGAAGATTCAGTGCCTGCTGGAACTGGTAGTCCGCCTTGGTGGCGTATTCCAGACGTTGTGGCATTTCTTCCTCGGGCTCTTCCTTGCTCTTGTCCTTGCCATTTTTCGCTGGCTTTGCCGCACCCTTGGGATCGGGTTTGGCGGCTTCCTTCGCTGCTTCCTTTTCCCGATCATTGCTCAGATGGCGATCCAGATCGGCTTCGCGCAGGCGCATGCCCGGGCTGCTGCCGTTGGCGCTTTCCTCGACGACGATGTCGGGGGTGATGCCCTTGGCTTGGATCGAACGGCCTTCCGGCGTGTAATAGCGGGCCGTGGTGAGCTTGATGGCGGTGTTGCCGGGCAATGGCAATACCGATTGAACGGAGCCCTTGCCGAAGGTTTGGGTGCCGACGATGATCGCCCGTTTGTGA
The DNA window shown above is from Dechloromonas sp. HYN0024 and carries:
- a CDS encoding molybdopterin-synthase adenylyltransferase MoeB — encoded protein: MTDEQLLRYSRHILLDALGIEGQARILGTHALIIGAGGLGSPAALYLASAGIGRITLVDDDTVDFTNLQRQILHTQGRVGMAKAESGRQALTAINPDINIVPLQQRLSGEALDALVATADLVLDCTDNFATRHAINRACVHHRKPLVSGAAIRFDGQISVYDLRGDDSPCYHCLFPEGEDVEEVRCAVMGVFAPLTGIIGTMQAAEALKLAADIGERLTGRLLLLDALTMEWRTVRFKQDHDCAVCGPTGNGRSGEYLRQAAADRESAGAACRLATSVQAN